Proteins from a single region of Candidatus Omnitrophota bacterium:
- a CDS encoding pantoate--beta-alanine ligase produces the protein MKVICSVKKMQEMSLSLNRKGKTIGFVPTMGALHKGHISLIRRASLDSDVTVVSIFVNPAQFSPSEDFKKYPRDFSRDKNICKKEKVDVLFYPSAGQMYPPGYNTVVKVSQMDNTMCGKSRPGHFTGVATVVLKLLNITQPTTAYFGQKDAQQAAVIQRMSKDLNLPVRIKVLPIVRDNDGLALSSRNSYLDKGQRQDALILYRALMLAKNMIKGGEKDVKKIIRAMNTMISGNKNIRLDYIVIVDPLNLKPKNILSGNCLIALAAWLGKTRLIDNIIVRNQGL, from the coding sequence ATGAAAGTCATTTGTTCGGTAAAAAAAATGCAGGAGATGTCTTTGTCTTTAAACAGAAAGGGGAAAACTATAGGTTTTGTCCCGACAATGGGAGCTTTGCATAAAGGGCACATAAGTTTGATTCGCAGGGCATCTTTGGATTCTGATGTGACAGTTGTCAGTATTTTTGTAAACCCTGCACAATTTTCTCCGAGCGAAGATTTCAAGAAATACCCCCGTGATTTCTCCCGCGACAAGAATATTTGCAAGAAAGAAAAAGTCGATGTGCTGTTTTATCCTTCGGCAGGCCAGATGTATCCTCCGGGTTATAATACGGTCGTAAAAGTCAGCCAGATGGATAATACGATGTGCGGTAAATCAAGGCCGGGTCATTTTACGGGAGTAGCAACGGTAGTATTAAAGCTTTTAAATATAACCCAGCCTACAACCGCTTATTTTGGGCAGAAAGACGCACAGCAAGCCGCTGTAATACAGAGGATGAGCAAGGATTTAAACCTTCCTGTTAGGATCAAAGTTTTGCCTATAGTAAGAGATAATGACGGGTTGGCTTTAAGCTCAAGGAATTCTTATCTTGATAAGGGGCAGAGGCAGGATGCATTAATCCTCTACAGAGCCTTAATGCTGGCAAAAAATATGATCAAAGGCGGAGAAAAAGATGTTAAAAAGATAATCAGGGCGATGAATACCATGATATCCGGCAATAAGAATATCCGTCTGGATTATATTGTTATAGTTGACCCGTTAAATTTAAAGCCAAAAAATATATTAAGCGGAAATTGCCTTATAGCTTTAGCAGCCTGGCTAGGCAAGACCCGTCTAATCGATAATATTATTGTAAGGAACCAGGGTTTATGA
- a CDS encoding DUF108 domain-containing protein: MNRKLKIGIAGCGAIGKTLAKMIIKDNSLGARSVYLFDIDDSKSSSLSEGIYGDNRASARNIEELINKCNLIVECASSKSAYSIAKKSLSCGRNTLTMSVAGIIGHYSELAALAGKNNCRLFIPSGAIAGLDAVKAYKTIGIKKVTLVTTKNPRSFKGVKYVENKQFSLDNIKKDKVLFYGSAYEAVKYFPQNVNVAAVLSLAGIGSKKTLVKIIASPYISENMHEIKLESTAGRVNIRVENVVHPNNPKTSYLAVLSAYATLKQIMDPVRVGT; the protein is encoded by the coding sequence ATGAATAGAAAATTAAAAATAGGCATAGCCGGATGCGGAGCCATAGGAAAAACTTTGGCTAAAATGATTATTAAAGATAATTCGCTCGGTGCAAGGTCGGTTTACCTTTTTGATATCGATGATTCAAAGAGCAGCAGTTTATCCGAAGGTATTTACGGTGATAACAGGGCCTCGGCCAGAAATATCGAGGAATTGATAAATAAATGCAACCTTATAGTAGAATGCGCTTCAAGCAAATCGGCTTATAGCATTGCTAAGAAATCCCTATCCTGCGGCAGAAACACATTAACCATGAGTGTTGCCGGGATTATCGGCCATTATAGTGAGCTGGCAGCTCTGGCAGGCAAGAATAATTGCAGGCTTTTTATCCCAAGCGGAGCGATTGCCGGTCTCGATGCGGTAAAAGCATACAAAACCATAGGAATTAAGAAAGTCACTCTTGTCACGACCAAGAACCCCCGTTCATTTAAAGGGGTAAAATATGTTGAAAATAAGCAGTTCTCGTTAGATAATATAAAAAAAGACAAAGTTTTATTTTATGGCAGCGCTTACGAAGCGGTAAAATATTTTCCGCAAAATGTAAATGTCGCTGCAGTTTTAAGCCTGGCCGGCATAGGCAGCAAGAAGACCTTGGTCAAAATCATAGCTTCACCATATATTTCAGAGAATATGCATGAGATTAAGCTGGAATCAACTGCCGGCAGGGTGAATATCCGAGTTGAGAATGTCGTGCATCCGAATAATCCCAAAACAAGCTATCTGGCTGTTCTTTCAGCATATGCAACTTTAAAACAGATAATGGACCCTGTCAGGGTCGGAACATAA
- the uvrA gene encoding excinuclease ABC subunit UvrA, translating into MENNIVIRGAREHNLKNINLSLPRNKMIVITGLSGSGKSSLAFDTIYAEGQRRYVESLSAYARQFLEQLQKPDVEYIEGLSPAIAIEQRAASGNPRSTVATQTEIYDYIRLLYSRIGAAYCYKCKEPISRQSPQEIVNKILDIFSGKDIQILAPVIKGRKGQYLQVFDQIQKSGFVRYRADGQVYQLPEKPKLAKYKQHNIDILVDRIIVKEDAKSRLTDSIETALKASKGLVIVNCASLKQEISFSEQYTCSRCGQSYTEIEPRIFSFNSPYGACPECNGLGTKFEFDPDLVIPDKTKSINGGAIAPWKRGGRGYILYYRWLIRELSYRLKFDLDTPFSKLPKDIQRSILFGCQEEVSGKPFEGVIPHLERIFKQTDSDYLKEEISRFMSSLSCPACKGARLKKESLSVFVDGKNIWEVTKMPIKDSYRFFSELKLSDTQKLIARLILKELTDRLKFCIDVGLDYLTLDRKSSTLSGGEAQRIRLATQVGSGLVGVLYVLDEPSIGLHQRDNRKLISTLKALRDLGNTLIVVEHDEYTMLASDHIVDLGPAAGRNGGKVVFSGSLQELLENNESLTAKYLKGDLKIDSPVARRKEGENKFIEIKGAREHNLKNIDVRFPLGLFIAVTGVSGSGKSTLIDEILFRGLSQKLYNSKEKPGLHKSISGWQNIDKVIVVDQSPIGRTPRSNPATYTGVFTHIRDIFSRLPQAKARGYKPGRFSFNVKGGRCEACLGDGIKKIEMHFLADIYIKCDVCKGKRFNDSTLEVKYKDKSISDVLDMTVEEAIGLFENIPRIKHTLNYLYEVGLGYIQLGQPATTLSGGEAQRMKLSAELSRRDTGRTLYILDEPTTGLHFADVARLISVLQKLVDKGNTVVVVEHNLDVIKCADHIIDLGPEGGDRGGRVVASGVPENIIKIESSYTGQYLRKILSAK; encoded by the coding sequence ATGGAAAATAATATTGTTATAAGAGGCGCCAGAGAGCACAACCTTAAGAATATAAATTTAAGCCTTCCGCGCAACAAGATGATAGTAATAACCGGGCTATCCGGTTCTGGTAAGTCCAGCCTGGCGTTCGATACCATATATGCAGAAGGGCAGAGAAGGTATGTAGAAAGCCTTTCCGCATATGCCCGTCAATTCCTTGAACAGCTGCAGAAGCCCGATGTGGAGTACATAGAAGGCCTGTCTCCGGCAATAGCAATAGAGCAAAGAGCTGCTTCCGGGAATCCGCGTTCAACAGTCGCCACCCAAACAGAAATCTATGATTACATAAGGCTTCTTTATTCGCGCATAGGGGCTGCTTATTGTTATAAATGCAAAGAGCCTATAAGCAGGCAGAGCCCGCAGGAAATAGTCAATAAAATATTAGATATTTTTTCAGGTAAAGATATACAAATATTGGCCCCGGTTATAAAAGGGAGAAAGGGGCAGTATCTGCAGGTCTTTGATCAGATACAAAAATCCGGTTTCGTACGTTACCGTGCAGATGGCCAGGTATATCAGCTTCCGGAAAAACCAAAACTTGCAAAATACAAACAGCATAATATAGATATCTTAGTCGACAGGATTATTGTTAAGGAGGATGCTAAAAGCAGGCTTACGGATTCTATAGAAACCGCGCTAAAAGCAAGCAAGGGGCTGGTGATTGTGAACTGTGCTTCTCTGAAACAGGAGATTTCCTTCAGCGAACAATATACTTGCTCAAGATGCGGACAAAGCTATACCGAAATTGAGCCGCGTATCTTTTCATTCAATTCTCCTTATGGCGCATGCCCGGAGTGCAACGGCTTAGGCACAAAGTTTGAATTTGACCCTGACCTGGTTATACCCGATAAAACAAAATCAATAAACGGAGGAGCAATTGCCCCCTGGAAAAGAGGCGGCAGGGGGTATATTTTGTATTATAGGTGGCTGATCAGGGAGCTGTCCTATAGGCTGAAATTTGACCTGGATACGCCTTTTTCTAAATTGCCAAAAGATATCCAGCGTTCTATTCTGTTTGGTTGCCAGGAAGAAGTGTCCGGGAAGCCATTTGAAGGCGTAATCCCTCATTTGGAAAGAATATTTAAGCAGACAGACAGTGATTACCTGAAAGAAGAAATTTCCAGGTTTATGTCCAGCCTGTCGTGTCCGGCATGCAAGGGGGCCAGGCTTAAAAAAGAGAGCCTGTCTGTTTTTGTAGATGGCAAGAATATATGGGAAGTAACAAAAATGCCCATTAAAGATAGCTATCGTTTCTTCTCAGAATTAAAATTGAGCGACACGCAGAAGTTGATAGCAAGATTGATATTAAAAGAGCTTACAGATAGGCTTAAGTTTTGTATAGATGTCGGGTTGGATTATTTGACTCTCGACAGGAAAAGTTCTACCCTTTCCGGCGGGGAAGCCCAGAGGATAAGGCTTGCAACGCAGGTAGGTTCAGGATTGGTTGGTGTATTATATGTTTTGGATGAGCCCAGTATAGGACTTCACCAGAGGGATAATAGGAAGCTTATTTCAACGCTTAAAGCCTTAAGGGATTTGGGCAATACTTTGATTGTTGTTGAGCATGATGAATACACTATGCTGGCTTCTGATCATATTGTAGATTTAGGGCCTGCTGCCGGAAGAAACGGAGGTAAAGTCGTATTTTCTGGCTCGCTGCAGGAGCTCTTAGAAAATAATGAGTCGCTCACTGCTAAATATTTAAAAGGGGATTTAAAGATAGACTCGCCTGTTGCCAGAAGAAAAGAGGGCGAAAATAAGTTTATCGAAATAAAAGGAGCCAGGGAACACAACCTTAAAAATATCGATGTCAGGTTTCCCTTGGGATTGTTTATCGCAGTAACGGGAGTTTCTGGTTCCGGTAAATCAACATTAATTGACGAAATATTATTCAGAGGGCTTTCCCAAAAATTATATAATTCAAAAGAAAAGCCAGGGCTGCATAAAAGCATATCCGGTTGGCAGAATATAGACAAGGTCATAGTGGTTGATCAGTCTCCTATAGGCAGGACACCCAGGTCTAATCCCGCTACTTATACGGGGGTTTTTACGCACATAAGAGATATTTTTAGCCGCCTGCCTCAGGCTAAGGCCAGAGGTTATAAGCCGGGCAGGTTTTCCTTCAATGTTAAGGGCGGCAGGTGCGAGGCCTGCCTGGGTGACGGGATAAAGAAAATTGAGATGCATTTCCTTGCCGATATTTATATAAAATGCGACGTGTGCAAAGGAAAGCGTTTCAATGACTCGACGTTGGAGGTAAAATACAAAGATAAATCAATCTCTGATGTGCTGGATATGACGGTTGAAGAAGCAATCGGTTTATTTGAGAATATCCCCAGAATAAAGCATACTTTGAATTATCTTTATGAGGTAGGTTTAGGATATATCCAGCTTGGGCAGCCTGCCACCACTTTATCAGGAGGCGAAGCGCAAAGAATGAAGTTATCTGCAGAGCTAAGCAGGCGTGATACAGGCAGGACTCTTTATATATTGGATGAGCCTACTACCGGGCTGCATTTTGCTGATGTAGCCAGACTTATTTCAGTCCTGCAGAAATTAGTGGACAAAGGTAATACCGTCGTAGTGGTGGAACACAACCTTGATGTTATAAAATGCGCAGATCATATTATAGACTTAGGCCCTGAAGGCGGGGATAGAGGGGGCCGGGTTGTAGCTAGCGGTGTGCCTGAAAACATAATTAAAATTGAAAGTTCATATACTGGTCAGTATCTTAGAAAAATCTTGAGCGCCAAATAG
- a CDS encoding DNA-binding protein, translated as MAKLIDIDDLASYLKLKKQTIYNWLHEGKISGIKVGGVWRFDRREVDAWLRSKRKSYKVGDKQ; from the coding sequence ATGGCAAAACTGATAGATATTGATGATTTAGCAAGTTATCTTAAGCTTAAAAAGCAAACCATCTACAACTGGCTCCATGAGGGCAAGATTTCCGGGATAAAAGTAGGCGGCGTATGGCGTTTTGACCGCAGAGAAGTGGACGCCTGGCTAAGAAGCAAGCGTAAATCATACAAAGTAGGGGATAAGCAATGA
- a CDS encoding MotA/TolQ/ExbB proton channel family protein, producing the protein MDLYKMSLLQIFIAGGPVMWPIMLCSVFALAIIIEKFWHIHRVKIDTSQFLSSILDKIKRHEIREALEICDKTKSPVSHILKAGILKHDRPRPQIKEAIEDASLYEIPKLEKNLSTLATLAHISPLLGLLGTVTGMVRAFQVIQAKATTLHPVSPGDLAGGIWEALLTTVLGLMVAIPTFVAYNYLVSRINSFILEMEKAATELINFLTD; encoded by the coding sequence ATGGATTTGTATAAGATGAGTTTATTGCAAATTTTTATTGCCGGAGGGCCGGTAATGTGGCCGATAATGCTATGTTCGGTTTTTGCGTTAGCTATCATAATAGAGAAATTTTGGCATATCCATAGAGTAAAGATCGATACAAGCCAGTTTCTTTCCAGTATATTGGATAAAATCAAAAGGCATGAGATAAGGGAGGCCCTGGAAATCTGCGATAAAACTAAGAGCCCGGTTTCCCATATCTTAAAAGCAGGCATACTTAAACACGATAGGCCGCGGCCGCAGATAAAGGAGGCTATTGAAGACGCTTCTCTATACGAAATACCTAAGCTTGAGAAGAATCTTTCTACCCTGGCGACATTGGCACATATTTCGCCGTTACTAGGCCTTTTAGGCACAGTAACAGGTATGGTGCGTGCCTTCCAGGTTATCCAGGCGAAAGCAACTACTCTTCATCCTGTATCTCCCGGGGACCTGGCTGGAGGCATATGGGAAGCTTTATTGACTACAGTGCTAGGCCTGATGGTTGCTATTCCTACTTTTGTTGCCTACAATTATCTGGTAAGCAGGATAAACAGTTTTATTTTAGAGATGGAAAAAGCCGCCACAGAATTGATAAACTTTTTGACAGATTAA
- the bamD gene encoding outer membrane protein assembly factor BamD: MKIKFKLTSICRLRLIFLLSFLFTACFIIANQMPVIAAEEHKEEESFLVARKAFDDGFYDVSLGLLARFINENPSSKKISEAKLLIGQCYYYQGKYLDALAKFDELLKQPSALTIKDAVLYWIAEVHFKGNDFRKANKFYQRIIDEHPNSEYLASCYYSIGWCYFQGQEYEEALKSFEKVEKDFPSSVHADDAAHKIIDCLYNLKDYSSLKSKINSYIKKTKDKQRQAYLNFYLAEADYYLGDYNPAIDEYSKALLLTDEAYLKSLCNLGLGWAYLKAKNYQRADEVFQSVSTDTLEKKSRDALLLGEAVLLSETNMLNEARLAYEKLIAHTDDPFVLAQAYLGKSEAFYNLADYAKAIDTYKEALSRLSDGPVSEYIDKIHYGLAWAYIKEGLFKEAIDEFNKVAKQSEDKVIKIAALCQVGDTYQDSGEYQKAIETYDKLLRDYPVSLYNDYIQYQLGVAFLKSSKYDAAIMAFRKLENDFPNSKLLDEAAYALGLAYFQMKDYSASEEAFRKLKQEFKSSNLGAQATYLLGTSLYNQSKFQEAIEVFKDIARLYSGDKELMQKAEFEIAECYYQMGNEKEAISRFKALRSKYPDSNLTAEIMWWLGQFYYRSKELALAKRYFISIIRDFPKSSLVASSYYALGLISSDEGQYQQALDNLEKVISLSSSDLAAQAAVAMADIYIKQGDYDSSLKICKQLITKYKNLHSIIYPKIADIYILISDFKNAAWYYRLSLDAVPVKEMAQIQFKLAESIQSQGLDDEAIAEYFKVGYMYSANDELNLKSLLRIAAIYEKNERFREARDVYRKVVALNVSESKYAQERIDWINTQLSK, translated from the coding sequence ATGAAAATAAAATTCAAATTAACATCAATTTGCAGGTTGAGATTAATTTTCTTGCTTTCTTTCTTATTTACTGCTTGCTTTATTATTGCCAACCAGATGCCAGTCATCGCTGCAGAAGAACATAAGGAAGAGGAATCATTCCTTGTAGCAAGGAAGGCTTTTGATGACGGTTTTTATGATGTCAGTCTTGGTTTGCTGGCCAGGTTTATAAATGAGAACCCTTCATCAAAAAAAATCAGCGAGGCCAAGCTTCTAATCGGGCAGTGTTACTATTACCAGGGCAAGTATCTGGATGCCCTTGCCAAATTTGATGAGCTTTTAAAACAGCCGTCTGCCTTAACTATAAAAGATGCAGTATTGTATTGGATAGCAGAGGTGCATTTTAAAGGCAACGATTTCAGGAAAGCAAATAAATTTTATCAAAGAATAATTGATGAACATCCTAATTCTGAGTATTTGGCTTCTTGCTATTATTCAATCGGCTGGTGTTATTTCCAGGGGCAGGAGTATGAAGAGGCCTTAAAGAGCTTTGAGAAAGTAGAAAAAGATTTTCCTTCCAGTGTCCATGCTGATGATGCTGCACATAAGATTATTGATTGCCTATATAATTTAAAAGATTATTCTTCGTTAAAGAGCAAAATAAACTCTTATATTAAGAAGACAAAAGATAAACAAAGGCAGGCATATTTAAACTTTTATCTTGCGGAAGCAGATTACTATTTAGGAGATTATAATCCGGCAATAGATGAATATTCAAAGGCACTTTTATTAACCGATGAAGCCTACTTAAAGTCATTGTGCAACCTGGGTTTGGGATGGGCTTATTTAAAAGCAAAAAATTATCAACGCGCGGATGAGGTATTCCAGAGCGTAAGTACTGATACGCTCGAGAAAAAAAGCAGGGATGCTTTATTGTTAGGTGAGGCAGTATTGTTGTCCGAAACAAATATGCTTAATGAAGCCAGGCTTGCTTATGAGAAATTAATAGCACACACCGATGATCCTTTTGTCCTTGCCCAGGCTTACCTGGGGAAATCCGAAGCTTTTTATAATCTTGCCGATTATGCAAAAGCAATTGATACATATAAAGAGGCTTTAAGCCGTTTATCGGATGGGCCTGTCTCTGAATATATTGATAAGATCCACTATGGTTTGGCCTGGGCTTATATAAAAGAGGGTTTGTTTAAAGAGGCCATCGATGAGTTCAATAAAGTCGCCAAACAAAGCGAGGATAAAGTAATTAAGATCGCCGCCCTTTGTCAGGTCGGGGATACTTATCAGGATTCCGGAGAGTATCAGAAAGCCATAGAGACTTACGATAAGTTATTAAGAGATTATCCCGTTTCGCTATATAACGATTATATTCAATATCAACTTGGAGTAGCATTTCTTAAAAGCTCCAAATATGATGCGGCAATAATGGCATTCAGGAAGCTCGAAAATGATTTCCCTAATTCTAAGCTTCTTGATGAAGCTGCTTATGCTTTGGGCCTAGCTTATTTTCAGATGAAAGATTACAGCGCAAGTGAAGAGGCTTTTAGAAAATTAAAACAGGAATTCAAATCCAGTAATCTTGGAGCGCAGGCTACATATCTATTAGGGACGAGCTTGTATAATCAGTCTAAATTCCAGGAGGCAATAGAGGTGTTTAAGGATATCGCGCGGCTTTATAGCGGCGATAAAGAGCTGATGCAAAAAGCTGAGTTTGAGATAGCAGAATGCTATTATCAGATGGGTAACGAAAAAGAGGCGATTTCAAGATTTAAGGCTTTGCGTTCCAAATACCCTGATTCAAACTTGACAGCTGAGATCATGTGGTGGCTTGGGCAGTTTTACTACCGCAGCAAAGAGCTGGCACTCGCAAAGAGGTATTTCATCTCTATTATAAGAGATTTTCCTAAGAGCAGCCTTGTAGCTTCCAGCTATTATGCATTAGGGCTGATCTCTTCCGATGAAGGGCAGTATCAGCAGGCACTGGATAATCTTGAGAAAGTAATCAGTTTATCATCTTCGGATTTAGCTGCCCAGGCAGCAGTTGCAATGGCGGATATCTATATTAAACAGGGTGATTATGATTCTTCGCTTAAGATTTGCAAGCAGCTTATTACAAAATACAAGAATCTTCACAGTATAATATACCCCAAGATAGCCGATATATATATTCTTATTAGCGATTTTAAAAACGCTGCTTGGTATTACCGTTTGAGCCTTGATGCTGTGCCGGTTAAAGAAATGGCACAAATACAATTCAAGCTGGCTGAGAGCATTCAATCGCAAGGTTTGGATGATGAAGCTATTGCAGAATATTTCAAGGTTGGTTATATGTATTCTGCTAATGATGAATTAAACCTGAAATCACTTTTAAGAATAGCAGCCATATATGAGAAAAATGAACGGTTCAGAGAAGCCAGGGATGTATACCGCAAGGTAGTGGCTTTAAATGTATCGGAATCAAAATACGCCCAGGAAAGGATAGATTGGATAAATACCCAATTAAGTAAATAG
- a CDS encoding biopolymer transporter ExbD → MKFKRHMELEHGLRQIDIAPLIDVVFQLLIFFMLTSSFIMQPGIKVSLPKAVTSEVVKHENIEIIISSENITYFNGNVVNTGELKKLIKQASKRNNSVLIKADKRASLGRVVEIWDLCRDSGVAQINIATNQE, encoded by the coding sequence ATGAAGTTCAAACGTCATATGGAATTAGAGCACGGCTTAAGGCAGATTGATATAGCCCCGCTTATTGATGTGGTTTTTCAGCTGTTGATATTCTTTATGCTTACTTCGAGTTTTATAATGCAGCCTGGGATCAAAGTCAGTTTACCTAAGGCGGTCACAAGCGAAGTGGTGAAGCACGAAAATATAGAAATAATAATTTCTTCAGAGAATATTACTTATTTTAATGGCAACGTTGTTAATACCGGCGAATTAAAAAAGTTGATTAAACAGGCCTCTAAAAGGAATAATTCGGTTTTAATCAAGGCTGATAAGCGGGCATCACTGGGCAGGGTAGTGGAGATATGGGATTTATGCCGTGACTCGGGCGTTGCCCAGATTAACATCGCCACCAATCAGGAATGA